GGCGCCCAAGCTCCTGGCAGCCTACTGGTACCTGCGCGAGCGGATCCAGGAGTTCATGGATGAGCTTCTCAAGGACGATGTCGCAGGCGACAAGGTGCTCGACGCCCTTCTGACCGGCTTCCTGACCGGCTTCCAGATCGTCGTCGTTCAACTCGGGCAGCAGGACGATGCGCAAGCCATCTTTGGCTCTCTGAACGGCAACGCGGCCCCCCTCACCTCCTTCGACCTGATCAGGAACGACATCTTCCACAGGGCGAGGAAGGTCGGCGAGGACAACGACCAGCTCTACGACCAGCATTGGAAGGAGCTCGAAACCGAGTTCTGGCAAGAGGAGATCAAGCAGGGTCGCCTCAAGCGGCCGCGCACAGACCATCTCGTGGTCCACACCATGGTGGCGGAAACCGCCGATGAGATCATCCAGGGCCAGGTGGCCAACGCCTATCGCGGCTTTGCGACCAGGAAGGGGTTCGTCACCGTCGCTGAGGAAGTCCGGGCCCTGCTGAAATATGCCCAGGCCTATCAGGAGATGGAGCTCGGGCAGCAAAACGGATCGCTCGCGAAGCTCGCCCGCTTCCTCCACGTCTGGGATACTTCAGCGATGCACCCGCTCGTCCTGTGGACCGCGGTCCAGGATATTGATCAGGCGCGCAAGGATGCGATCTACCGTCTCATCGAGTCCTATATGGTCAGGCGCGACCTCTGCGATCTGGGAAATCGCAATTATAACAAGGTTGTCGTCGGACTTTTGAAGGAAATGCATCAGGCCTCTGACCCGCTGGATGCATTCGCCGGCCATCTCACCGGCCTGACCGGCGAGGCGTCGCGTTTTCCCAACGATACCGAGGTCATGGGCAAACTTCCGTCCAAGCCGCTCTATCAGCTCATGGGGTCGAGGAAGCTTCGCTACATCCTGACTGCGATCGAGCGGAAGAACCGTGTCCGATTTGACGAGAACGTGCCGATCATCATGGACGAGCTGACAGTCGAGCACATCATGCCGGCGAACTGGTCAGCCAACTGGGCGCTTCCATCTGGTGCCATGGTGGCCAAGGACACCTATTTCGACCTCGCAGCCGCGGGTATCTCCGTCGACGAGGAAACGCGCAATGCGATGGACAAGCGCGAGCTCGCCAAGCACACGCTGGGCAATCTGACGTTGCTCAACACGAGCTTGAACCCCTCGATCGGCAACGACAGCTGGGCTGGCAAGAAGCCGCGGATCGCCCGATCGCTGCTCGCGCTCAATCGAGACGTCGCCGATCACGAAACCTGGGATGAAGCGACCATCGCGGCGCGAACGAACCAGTTGGGCGCTGTCGCGAATGAGTTGTGGACGTTCCCGGTCGTGCGGGCTGTCGCTGCAGCGGCCGAGTGAGCGCTCAGATCATCAGGTCGGCGAGTTCAGGATCGAGATCTGGTCCAAACAGGGTTTCGCGGAGATCGCAGATGAAGGCGGCTTCGCGGAAAGGCGCCTCGCAGGGTGACCGGTCCCTGATCGGCTCGCGCGCGACGAGGGCGCAGAACTGCCTGATCTCGGAAGAGATCCTGCGCTCTCCGTCATCCCCCAAGGCCCTGGCGACAGCTGGCGTCTCCGTCGGCGCCAGCTGTGCGAGAGTGCGGCGGAGCGAGATGTAAGCAGAGACGGCGTCGTCGGACATCGTTCCTATGACTTGGTCGGCGGCCTCGACCAGTGCTCTGGCTCGCCTGATCATCTGGTGTGCGTTGCCGCAGCCGAATGGTCCGTCGCTCATGAGGAACGCTTCAGAGATCACCAGCTCGTTCTCAGCTTGCGTGGTCGCGGCCCCGATCGGGTTGCGCGCGGACATGCGGCTGGCGACCATTCGCGCAAAGTCGAGCTGATGCAGCGAAAAATCGAGCCACGGTTGATGGAAGTCCTTGTGGTGGGGCGAGGCGCGCCGGCGCTGGTTCTCCTTATCGAGGGTGGCCCGCCGCTCCATAATGCGGATCCCGAGCGGGCTGAAGCCCAGGGTCAACGTCGGCTCAGGTGATCGCCGGAAAACGGTGTCATCGATCACGATCAGGTTCGCCAGAAAATCGGATATGACCTTCTGAGCTTCATCCGTGTGAGCTTCGATCGTGTCTCGAATGCCGCCGGCCGAGGTATCGAGAAGCCGGGTGGCTTTCGGAAACCCCTCCCCCTCGGACGCGCGAAGACCACCCGCAAGGTACGGACGCTCGGGCGCGAAAATGGACACATTGGTTTTGCCCGCATTCAGATCGTCCAGCCTGCCGCCGACATCAGCAAGGATGTATCTCGCGAGATCGTCGATCTTCAGAGGCTCTTGCCGCGCGAAGACGGGGCTCCAGAGTGCGTCGTCATAGAGATGATAGCGGGCCTCACGCACAGAGCGCAGTTGGCTGGTCGAAGTCGAGCGAGCGTAGACAGGAGCCTCCTCCGACGACAGGACGGGCATCGCGATAGGGCTCGCATCGACAGCGATGATGTATTCCGGGTTTCGGCACTTTTGCCGGATCACGCATTGCAGATGCGGCGTCGGCAGCCAGTAGGTCTTCCGGTCCATGAAGGCATTCTCCCATCGGCATTGAAGCGGTTTGGGAAGCAAGTATCTATGGGCAATCCACGCCTGATTGACGACGTGGAATTGTTGAAAGGAAGGATCGGCTGATAATCTGGGGCTCATTCCATTGGAGATTGCCCAGTTGTCGGACGTGCTCACCATCGGCCACTCGAACCATCCGATCGAGACGTTCTTCGATCGCCTGGCGATGGCCGAGGTCGGAACTGTGGTGGATGTGCGTTCGCATCCGGTGTCGAAATGGAACCCGCAGTTCGAAAGATCGCAGCTCGAAACCAGTCTGCCGGCCATCGGCGTTCCCTACCGCTGGGCCGGTCAGTTCCTGGGCGGCCGGCCGTCGGGGGACCATCTCATCCGCGACGGCATGGCTTGCTATGAAGCGATGGCGAAGGAGGCGCATTTCGAGCGTGGTGTCGCGCGCGTGATGGACCTCGCTGCAGAGACCAGGCCGATTTTGATGTGCTCCGAGCGGGATCCGCTCGATTGCCATCGATGCCTTCTGGTGTCTCGCCGTCTCATCCAATTGGGCGCGCGCGTCTCTCACATCGGGTTCGATGGCAGCGTCGAGGATCACGCCGCGGCAGAAACCCGGCTGCTGCAGGTGGTCGAGAAGTCACGGGGCGGCAAGAAGGCGCTGGCCGACGCACAGGATCCGCTTCAGACCGCCTATCGCTTGCGGGCGGCGCGCGTCGCCTGGAAGCCAAAGGACGATCTGGACGGCGAGGCTCGGTAGCTTGAAGACGGCGGTCAGGCCGCCAGCTCTCCAAGAGCAGGATCAGTGTCGACAGCGGCCGACTCGCGCTCGGCGCAGACCGTGCAGGCTCGACGAAAAATGAACTCTGCCTCGCTCGTCCGGAGATCGGGCGTCTCGGGCGATGCTGCAACCGCGCCGGCCAGTGTCACGATAGCCAGTCTCACCTCGAGGAGCTTATCGCCACTGACGGCCCGCACGGCTGCCGGAGGCATTCGCGCTTCGAGCCCGATGAGTGTCCGTCGCAGGGCCATGTAGGCCAGCATGGCTGCATCGCTCATCACACCGATGGCGGCAGAGCCCCGGCGGACCAGTCCAAAGGCGCGTTCGATGATGCCTGCAGCCTCAGAGCACCCGTGGAGGCCCTCTTCGGGAAACGTGTCGAAGCAGTATTGAATGCTCTCGAAATCCACATGGACGCGCCGGCCGAACGACTGAGCCAGCGCTTTCGCTGCTGCGCTCTCGTTGAGCCTGAACTCCAGCCAGGGCATCCAGGTATCGCGGCGCGGCCCGGACCCCTCTTCGGAACGCCGGTCGGCCAGGCGCGGAAGGAGCAGCGAGAGGCGGGTCACCCCGTACCCTTCAGCATTCGGGTCCGAGACGCACATCAATGGCTCGCACTGCCTGATGTGCACGATCCCGTCGACCAGGATGAGGTTCTCGCTCGCGTATTGGAACGAAGCCTGCCTCTGCTCATCACCATTCTTGACGAGCGTGCGCAGCGGCGCCTCGCCGAGTTCGATCGGCTCGATCGGCTTCTGACGCAATCCGTAGAACCGCTCGGTCTCGAATGGGTTTTCGGGCTGGATCAGGTGGACGGGCTGGCGATCTGCATAAGATCGCTGGAAAACGCGTTGGATGACAGCAGCCAAGGTGGTGCTGTCCAAGGGCTGTCCTTCGCTCGTCGCCTGAACCCAGAGCCGATCATCCCAGCGACGATAGATGATGTGGCGATCGGACGTACGCAGCTTGATGTCGAGGACCTCGGGTGCCTCGGCCTGGCTGAGATCGGGGATGGCGACGGGCTTGCAATCGATGTCGACGAATTGCTGTTCGACCCGACAGTTGCGGGGAATTGCCGTGATGATGGTCGGGAGCGGGATCCAGATAACAGCCTGCCCCGACGGCGCCGTAACCGTCATAGCGCGCGACCCAGCATGTCCTCATCAGCGAGGTCGGCTGTGAACCTCTCCCAGTCGCTCAAGTTCTCATCGAGACGCTTCGCGATATCGGCCCACGGACCCTGGTCAATGAACCGTCTGAAGACGGCCATCGACATCGCCAGATCAGCCGCCGGCAGACCAGCGGCGACATCGTTTCGCAGGTTGTGGAATGCTTCCAGCAGCTCGGGAGAGGTCGTGTCGATGGTGCGCCGGATTGTCTCACGAGCGACCGTGACCAGGGCATCGGCCGCCTTGCGCAGCCGCGGCTCTTCGTTGTGGCGGTACCGGACGAGATCGGGGCGGAGCACCTCGATGGCATTCCAGATCCTCTCCGACGCGATCGGATCAGATAGCTCTGCCGCGGATGCGCCGCTTCGCCTGAGTGCCTCGACAATGAGGTCGAGGCGGTTTGCGGGGATGATCTCGTCAGCGCCAGCAGTGTCGGTCACCGCACGCGTGTTTGTCGCGCTGAAGTACTCGTTGGCACCCATGCTCTTGCGGCAATAGACGGGCTCGCCGCACGGGACGAAGACATGATTCCCGCAGAGCAGCATCTCGCCGGCCTGACGCTGCGCCTCTTCGACCGCCCAGTCCCGGGTCGAGCTCATGAATTTGCCAGGGCCGAGGCTATCGACCGAGACGGCATTGTCGGTCGCCCAATCATAGAGGCCTGGGCGGTTGATTGACCGTCTGCCTGCCTTCAGCTCGGCGATGACGGTCTCGGCATCGACGGCATGGTCGTCTCCGCTGTAGCCGCGCAAGATGGGCAGCCAATGGACTTCACCAGTCGTCCTGACCGGAAGCGGAGTGATCCCCTGCGCTCCATAGGCGTGCGGGTGAACCTTGAAAGACAGCGGCGCCTCGTCGTCGGACGCGATCCGGAGCGCGATCGGGACCGTCTCCTTGATGTAGACCTCTTTCGCGTTTCGGGCGCGCTTGGGCATGAAGCTGGCCTTGTAGACCAGCGGGATTTCGATGATGCGGGACGGGTTCGACATGGTCACAGATGCAGTTTGATGGCGAGGTCGTCGGCGCGATCGGACGAGAAGCGATCCCAGTCGTCCAAGGCCTTTGTGGTGCGCTTATGCCACTCGGTCCAGCCGGGCTCTTCAGCAATGCCCTCATTGAACGACCGTAAGGCGTCGACGAGGTCGATGATCGGCCGATCAGGAGAAGCCGCTGCCAGGAATTCGCGATAATGCGCGAAGGCGCTTAGCGAGATGGTGTCGATGCTCCGCCTGACCTGGTCGCCGGCGTATTCGAGATGGGTCTTGAGATGGTGACGGAGCCGCGGCTCCTCGTCGTGCCGATACTGGATGTTTTCGGCACGCAAGATCTCGACCTCACCACGAAGAGCGGCAAAGTCAGGCGGGAGATTGCG
This genomic window from Bosea sp. RAC05 contains:
- a CDS encoding DUF262 domain-containing protein — encoded protein: MQAKDFSLNEVLQERQQWVVPVYQRNYTWETGADGQLPKLWDDLRDRAQECLDGGKPKPHFVGAIIYSQPAEQPFGAVSRRFLVDGQQRITTFSLVLCAMKEVARERGFERTASAIEGYLFNAQSASMADPEREQFKLWSSSFDRPYYVDIARSVAADLRGRHSQFFFKNGNLVWGKAPKLLAAYWYLRERIQEFMDELLKDDVAGDKVLDALLTGFLTGFQIVVVQLGQQDDAQAIFGSLNGNAAPLTSFDLIRNDIFHRARKVGEDNDQLYDQHWKELETEFWQEEIKQGRLKRPRTDHLVVHTMVAETADEIIQGQVANAYRGFATRKGFVTVAEEVRALLKYAQAYQEMELGQQNGSLAKLARFLHVWDTSAMHPLVLWTAVQDIDQARKDAIYRLIESYMVRRDLCDLGNRNYNKVVVGLLKEMHQASDPLDAFAGHLTGLTGEASRFPNDTEVMGKLPSKPLYQLMGSRKLRYILTAIERKNRVRFDENVPIIMDELTVEHIMPANWSANWALPSGAMVAKDTYFDLAAAGISVDEETRNAMDKRELAKHTLGNLTLLNTSLNPSIGNDSWAGKKPRIARSLLALNRDVADHETWDEATIAARTNQLGAVANELWTFPVVRAVAAAAE
- a CDS encoding DUF488 domain-containing protein, which encodes MLTIGHSNHPIETFFDRLAMAEVGTVVDVRSHPVSKWNPQFERSQLETSLPAIGVPYRWAGQFLGGRPSGDHLIRDGMACYEAMAKEAHFERGVARVMDLAAETRPILMCSERDPLDCHRCLLVSRRLIQLGARVSHIGFDGSVEDHAAAETRLLQVVEKSRGGKKALADAQDPLQTAYRLRAARVAWKPKDDLDGEAR